Genomic segment of Drosophila ananassae strain 14024-0371.13 chromosome 2L, ASM1763931v2, whole genome shotgun sequence:
GGAAATATTTACTGATCCACATCAGTcctataaacaaaataattagaTCAATTAGGGTCTAATTAAGGATTAATTAGGATATCATGTGCCCCTCTAACAAACATCTCACGATCAGTCCACGCTTCCACTTAAGAtctttaatttgtaatttatcAGGTTTGTATCTTATAGATCGAATGAGTTTTACAGGCTTTTAATTGGATGGAATTTTTGAGGATATAAGCTAGAAATTGTCATAAACCTTATACTATATCATGACTATATCATCCTGTTAAAAATTTAGCCATTTATTAAACAACTGAAAGAGAGAAATCTTTATAGCCAAGGGGTTTTCCCAATTAGCTTGAATCTTATCGAGGTCTTTGACTCAGCTCAGGGTTAGCTATTATAACTAGATTATGAAATAGACTATGAACTTAGTCCCCATATAAGCAGTGATCGGGCCGATACCGTTAGTTACATGTTAGCCAGGACACGAACCAAAGCTTTATGCTTCCGGCTCGAACCGTTCGAAGTAAAAGTTGCGATTGGCTATCCTACATCTTGGCTAAGGTCAGGCGGCTTAAAAGTTAGCCAAAGTGAGCGGATGCAATTACTCAATTGCTCTGGCCTTTGTGCATTATGTGTGCTGGTGTGattgtgagtgtgagtgtgttttATGTTGGTCCCAagataattattattattgccaAAGTAGCAGCGGTAGCAGCACTCAGGTGAACGTTCGCGGGTGGgcgagatagagagagagagagccggCCAGGGAGCATGAAGAGCTGAGTTTTCTTACCTGTTTAACCTGCTGCTCACGTTCAACCTGGTAGCAGCAGCGAGCGAGTGAGCGCCGAGCCGCGAAGCCCGCGAAAAGATATTCAAGCTAACTACCAAAACTCGAATATGTCAGTCTGCGAGGCCGCTTCGAGCGCTAAACACATGCGCTGCTAACCCAATCCGATTGCGAATTGTTAACAAAATCGGCCGAGTTGTACTACCAATTAGCGGTGATCTCTTAAATTCAAATGAGGTGAAAGAAAAGtggtcgaaaaaaaaaaacaaaaaagtgaaaacttAGCTGGAATGCAACTGCAGAAGTCGCTAACCACCTAGATGTTAAACAGCCCCACCCACCCACGCAGCCCAGcccagtccagtccagtccagtccagtccatTGAGATTCCTAGCGCACACATGCCGCTGGTAGAGTTTTAGCCAAGAGCGCCAAGTCACCACCAGCAGGAGTGGACCGGAGTGGAGTAGCAGGTTCGAGAGATCGGTggaaaaccaacaaaaaaaaaaacaaacaaacacagGAGGAACaaagcaaaccaaaacaaaacaagcgGAGCACAAAAGCGGCAGCGAAATCATGAATCAAACGCAAGTGAATAATTTTCTCAAGTGCTTCCTGCAAATCGATGAGCCCGTTAGCCACTGGGCATCACCCCGTCACGACgacaacgacgacgacgatCACGACCACGATCATGATGATGAGGAGGAGGATTCGAGTAGCGTGTTGGTGGCGAAGGTCACCGCCATGGTGGTTCTATGCTGCGCCAGCACCATCTGCGGCTCCATACCCTTCCTGCTGAACCGTTGCTACCGCTGGACGGAGACCCAGACGAATGCCCGGTCCGCAACGGTGGTCAAGTGCCTGCTCTACTTCGGCGGAGGAGTGTTGCTGGCCACCACCTTCCTGCACCTCCTGCCCGAGGTCCAGGAGGTCGTCGAACAACTGCAGGAGTGCGAAATCATCGGGGAGCTGAGCTTCCCGCTGGCGGAGCTGCTCATGTGCTGCGGCTTCTTCCTCATGTACTTCATCGAGGAGGCCATGCACACGTATgtccaccaccaccaaaagGACGAAGCCGGTGCGGCCTTTGAACGTGGCCACAGCATCCGGAACAGTCACCTGATGAAGCCCACCGATGGTGCTACTGCCCCTCCCCTTCCATCCGCCCAGCAGTCCAGCGCCGAGCTGGGAACCCTTTCGGTGCAGAACCTCCTGCAGAGCGATCTGGAGCAACAGAAGTTTCAGAAGGCCCAGCCAAACGGACACAGTCACAAAAACAACGGACATGGACACAGTCACGGACACGGACATGGCCACAGCCACATGCCAGTGATCGCGGATGATGCCTCCGCAGGAGACATGCTGGCCTCCTCCCTGCGCGGCCTCTTCATCGTGTCCGCCCTGTCGCTGCACGAGCTCTTCGAGGGAATGGCCATCGGCCTGGAGGGAACCGCCAGCAACGTGTGGTTCATGTTCGGAGCAGTGTCCGCCCACAAGCTGGTGCTGGCCTTCTGTGTGGGCGTCGAACTGATCGTGGCCCGCACCCGGACGACGCTGGCCGTCCTCTACGTCCTGACGTTCGCTGTGGTCAGCCCCCTGGGCATTGGCATTGGCATCCTGATCAACCACGGCCAGGAGACGTCAGGTCCCAGTCTGGTCTCGGCCATCCTGCAGGGCTTCGCCTGCGGCACTCTCATATACGTGGTCTTCTTCGAGATCCTCTCCAAGAATCGGTCGGGACTGCTGGCCTACCTGGCCCTCTTCGTGGGTTTCTGCGTCATGTTTGGACTGCAGCAGCTAAGTAAGTACTGATTGAGTTTTAAAACGTATTCCGGGACTGGCACTGACTCATTCCCAATTAGGAATTCATATTTTAAAACGATAATAAGCTTCAACTACTGAGTAACGCCTAGGCTATAAAAGAGTTAACATTGACTTAAAGGGTAATTAGTGCGACAGTCGCCGGGCTGTCAGATGAGATTCTTTAACCGGAATCGACTGGGGAATCGAATTGGGAACAGGTTCTATTCGGCTGATCCGCTGGACACTGCGTGGTTGGCCTTGTAACAGACCTTGTTGCGGTTTATTTTGCATACCTCCGAATACCTCCGAACTTCGAGATTTAGCCAAACAAACAGGTGACACGAAATTCCCGTCCCTCACATGAAGTCATCTCCGATGTCTACTTAAATCTGGGGGGGTTGCCCCATGAGAAAAAAAGCACCGAATGATGGAAACCACACTAAAGTCCATGCGTTGGAtgagcaataaaaaaaaaaggcaaaaaatacaaacaaaaaagaaacaattaCCACACCCACAGGCGATTAAGGGGGATCGAAAGTCGGATACGTAAATATATGGACCAAGATAAGGGCGGGACAAAGCGGTCATAAATTATTGTCTAGATCGGGGTAGTCGAAAAGCGTTTCGGTGCTCACCATTTCCCAATCCTAAGCCTATCCGGCTAAAATTGTTTCGCTATCGATTTACAAAGCAGCCAGCTACTAGGGGGAAATGGGTTTGTCCAGATTGCGATTGGCACACTTGCTTAATAGCTTAAGAGGTTATACTTCAGATAGATTTATTAGCTCCAAGTACTGGGCCATGAAACTAACCTACTGTTCCACTTCACTTTCTTGTTTACAGCTTCCGGTGGCGGACACGGCCATAGCCACAGTCACAGCAGCTGCTCCGGCCATACGCACGAACACACCCACGAGACTGAGACCAGGTCGAGCTCCGGtcacgcccacgcccacgcccacgaGCACGATCACACTAATCCATCCGCGCATCACAACCACGCCGAGGAGCTGGCCGCTGTCCAAAATTAcgagcagcagctgcagaTCCTGCGGCAGGTCACCCAAAAACTGCTGGAGGCACATCCCAAGAAGGACGTCTAGATTGTATCTGCCGAGCAGAATCTTGATCTTTTCTAATTTCTAAATTAATTCTAAATTAATCCTTTGTATTATGAGCTGTAAATTGTATTTATGTAGAAATAAAAACTTATATTAAGTGAATGTATAAACAACTTGGACTAATTTTCTTTATGTCATggctttgaatattttatttaaatagaaaTTTAATAGCAGTcggcttttttttattcctaaAGATAAAATATGGAAAGATCTCCGGGTAATAAGTTCTAAGCTTAATGCTTAACTTTTCCCTTTCATTAGCATTCGGAATGTGTTTGTTGATAAGTTCTTAACTTTTTCACGTTTTGTACATAAACCCTAAATAAACTGAGAAGTAAAAGATACAAGATAAAAAGATATTGTCTTGAAAAAGAACATGAAGTTGATCCATTTCTTGAAACGACAGTAACCTTTAAAATATGAGTTCAAATGGCTCAGTTTCTCTCCATACTATCACTTCAAGaatcttaaaaaaacaaaaatatttatattggaaaaataaatattaatacaaTAATTAGGTaaatttgtgtttgttttaaaagggaaatatatattttgtgtgAATTACGTAGTTGTTGTATAAAGAAGGAATTCTTACACATCTCTTATTAAccacaaatttaaattgatttatATTAGAATTTTAATTGGTTCTTTCAAAAGTAATCATAATTTATTAAGTTCGTGAAAGCTTCATATAATATCTCAAAACAGTTTAGTTGTTAAATAATATCTTTCAAATACCTTTCAAACGTAAACCCCATGAGCCCCATGAGTTTATTTCCcttaaaaatatagacaaagtCTCTCTACAGATACAGCTCTTTACTAAATTGtaataattcaaaatacaaaatataatttttgtggAAATTTCAAGTTTTATGTATTTAAGAATATATACAATGTAGTTAGAAAGTGTCCAGGGTTTGAaacattttcagttttttaaaaatgcacGAATgcattttaaagaaatattgtTCAGTAGTATGTATCTAAAAGGTACAGAACATGGCCAAAACAATTTATTGGGCCAATTCCGCagttgaattaaattccactGTTCGAAAACCAAGTACGTGCCTGGGTATAAAGTGTTTTTTATGATCAGGCAGATTTCAGGCAGGCCCCGCTTGGCTCGTCGCGATTCTGAACATTGTGAAATTTCAGCACGATATCTCTCAATAGCAATATACAATGTACGTATGCGAATCGTAAAGTGGCTGTGAACCTATGGACGAGGCCTTGTTGCTAGGCCTGGTGAGTTCATCATGTGATCGGGTTTGTTTTTCAAATGCCACAAATGCTAGGCCACAATAAACACAATTTCCAGCTGATAACTTCATTGCTTGCGTAAATTTTTAGCACGATATCTCCGCCAAAAAGACGCAGACCGGTTTCAAACCGCTCCCGCTCGCAGAGCACTCGCTATCTCTCTGTTTTGTGTGATAAGTGAGATAAGAGTGCGTTCTCCGCACGAGCCAATCTGTCGGAGCGACAACATCAACATCTATGTACATACACCTCCTGCCGCTCCCTTCCGGTGCTTATTTTTTCCGGACCCGGACCCGACCCCTTGGGCACCCCCTCCGGTTGCAACGGAAATTAGCGCGTCAAGTGTCAAAGTGTGAATTGTCAGTCGGTAACCAAGTCGGCAGCAAATGAAAACATCTCCGTGGCTCAATTATCGCCTCCCGGGTGATCTTATTTACATCTTTCAATGGGCAGTGCCTTTGACGGGTTTGATGATGCTGGTGACGATGACTCCCCTCCCGTTGTGTTCCCAACTCGGAACTGGCCTTATCACTCCAGATGTTATCACACCCATTAGAACTATCTCGGCAGAGTGCACACACCTTAACTTTGTTGCAAAATCGTGTATGTAGCTCCGCAGACTGAGCAGGTTAATCTCTGATATTCTTGCCTGATAGGCAATATTATCATTTCACCCCATGCTCTTGAACCAAATATACTTCTGGAGGGCCTGCAGTAAATCTTTTAAGTCACTGGCATGCGAAAGGCTAAATAAGAGATTCCAACCAAAAATATACTATTTTTATTGCCCTTTCTGGGGGTACTCTGACTATTCTCGGACTACAAAGAACATTCTAAAACAGTTTCCATAATAACTAATTTAAAGCGACAATATAATTTGTATCAAAGTTTATTGTTGCTTCAATGTTttcaattaaacaaattaaataaatatcgTAGTCACTATTATATAGTAATATTATTTATCTTATAACAGTAAACCCTTTAAAATCCATCGATTCTCCGAAGTATTCACctcaaaatcctggatttccatTCCTGGGCACTAAAAACGCTGTATCTTCGGCACTTCGCATCCGATTCCTAAACGGAATACCTCTTTCGAATTCTGGAACTATTCTCTTCAAATCctcatcaaaatctggatacaaaattttcgacccccaattttcaattttttttaggggTACGCcttcaaaatcctggatttccacTCCTGGGCACAA
This window contains:
- the LOC6501260 gene encoding zinc transporter ZIP1, giving the protein MNQTQVNNFLKCFLQIDEPVSHWASPRHDDNDDDDHDHDHDDEEEDSSSVLVAKVTAMVVLCCASTICGSIPFLLNRCYRWTETQTNARSATVVKCLLYFGGGVLLATTFLHLLPEVQEVVEQLQECEIIGELSFPLAELLMCCGFFLMYFIEEAMHTYVHHHQKDEAGAAFERGHSIRNSHLMKPTDGATAPPLPSAQQSSAELGTLSVQNLLQSDLEQQKFQKAQPNGHSHKNNGHGHSHGHGHGHSHMPVIADDASAGDMLASSLRGLFIVSALSLHELFEGMAIGLEGTASNVWFMFGAVSAHKLVLAFCVGVELIVARTRTTLAVLYVLTFAVVSPLGIGIGILINHGQETSGPSLVSAILQGFACGTLIYVVFFEILSKNRSGLLAYLALFVGFCVMFGLQQLTSGGGHGHSHSHSSCSGHTHEHTHETETRSSSGHAHAHAHEHDHTNPSAHHNHAEELAAVQNYEQQLQILRQVTQKLLEAHPKKDV